A single window of Bradyrhizobium daqingense DNA harbors:
- a CDS encoding DUF968 domain-containing protein, with amino-acid sequence MRQRQPRVHDDGHLDFIRSLPCVMCGNDTATEAAHLRVGSLRYGKKPTGMQQKSDDKWALPLCGRCHRQQHEGNELEFWLNQGVNPFVLAMSLHNATGDHEAAMEVLKEQARHVFA; translated from the coding sequence ATGAGACAGCGCCAGCCCCGCGTCCATGACGACGGACACCTGGATTTCATCCGCTCGTTGCCCTGCGTTATGTGCGGCAACGATACCGCGACCGAAGCGGCTCACTTGCGAGTTGGAAGCCTTCGCTACGGCAAGAAGCCAACCGGGATGCAGCAGAAGTCAGACGACAAGTGGGCTCTCCCGTTGTGTGGCCGCTGCCATCGCCAGCAGCACGAGGGCAACGAGCTCGAGTTCTGGCTGAACCAAGGGGTAAACCCCTTTGTGCTCGCGATGTCGCTGCACAACGCGACGGGCGATCACGAGGCGGCAATGGAA
- a CDS encoding recombination protein NinB produces the protein MTRAVIVLTQDTERQKAARWAAQLPPGTRVEFKAPKRSLPQNDRMWAMLTDLASQVKWHGLRLTADDWKLIFLDALKRELRMVPNLDGNGFVSLGRSSSDLSKAEMTDLIDLISAFGANRGVVFHDGVQE, from the coding sequence ATGACCCGCGCCGTGATCGTCCTGACCCAGGATACCGAACGCCAGAAGGCCGCCCGCTGGGCTGCGCAGCTCCCGCCGGGAACGCGCGTCGAGTTCAAGGCTCCGAAGCGCTCGCTTCCTCAGAACGATCGCATGTGGGCCATGCTGACCGATCTTGCCTCGCAAGTGAAGTGGCATGGACTTCGGCTGACCGCTGACGACTGGAAGCTCATCTTCCTAGATGCGCTCAAGCGTGAACTCCGCATGGTGCCGAACCTCGACGGAAATGGCTTCGTGAGCCTGGGCCGGTCATCCTCCGATCTCTCCAAGGCTGAGATGACAGACCTGATCGACCTGATCAGTGCATTCGGCGCCAACCGTGGCGTGGTGTTTCACGATGGAGTGCAGGAATGA
- a CDS encoding Rad52/Rad22 family DNA repair protein, with amino-acid sequence MPNFETAQELFDELCRPFAAEEIEWRIGSTNADKTKGMALAYMDARAVMDRFDAVCGPDGWQCNYTMAGAIAICNIGVLMPSDRWIWKADGAGATDVEGEKGMLSDALKRAAVRWGVGRYLYEMDSPWVAIVQRGKSSFLADGVRKELDKVHEDFCLKAGWGLRAGRVAYSFANQVVKHFVTDALAAAELRERNAGTIAQMPVAMRKHLNDTLDRIGASRAEAAE; translated from the coding sequence ATGCCTAACTTCGAGACAGCCCAAGAGCTTTTCGATGAACTCTGCCGGCCCTTCGCTGCGGAGGAGATCGAGTGGCGCATCGGCAGCACCAACGCCGATAAGACCAAGGGCATGGCGCTTGCGTACATGGACGCCCGCGCCGTCATGGATCGCTTCGATGCGGTCTGCGGTCCCGATGGATGGCAGTGCAACTACACGATGGCCGGCGCGATTGCGATCTGCAACATCGGCGTTCTGATGCCGTCAGACCGCTGGATCTGGAAGGCGGATGGGGCCGGCGCCACTGACGTTGAGGGCGAGAAGGGCATGCTTTCCGATGCCTTGAAGCGCGCCGCTGTGCGTTGGGGCGTCGGCCGCTACCTCTACGAGATGGACTCGCCATGGGTGGCGATCGTCCAGCGCGGCAAGTCCTCGTTCCTGGCTGACGGCGTCCGCAAGGAGCTGGACAAGGTCCATGAGGACTTCTGTCTCAAGGCGGGCTGGGGCCTGAGAGCTGGCCGCGTCGCCTACTCGTTCGCCAACCAGGTCGTGAAGCACTTTGTAACCGACGCCCTCGCGGCGGCGGAGTTGCGTGAGCGTAACGCCGGCACCATCGCTCAGATGCCGGTGGCAATGAGGAAGCATCTCAACGACACGCTGGACCGCATCGGCGCCAGCAGAGCAGAGGCAGCAGAATAA
- a CDS encoding DUF2171 domain-containing protein has protein sequence MSEIKEHMKIIGKDGAHVGTVDRLEGNRIKLTRKDSPEGHKDHHHYIDTKYVGAVEGDTVKLSVNADAVPKQEAA, from the coding sequence ATGTCGGAAATCAAAGAGCACATGAAGATCATCGGCAAGGACGGCGCGCATGTCGGCACCGTCGATCGCCTCGAGGGCAACCGCATCAAGCTGACCCGGAAGGACAGCCCCGAAGGTCACAAGGACCATCATCACTACATCGACACCAAATATGTCGGCGCCGTCGAGGGCGACACCGTCAAGCTGTCGGTGAATGCCGACGCCGTGCCCAAGCAGGAAGCGGCATAA
- a CDS encoding tyrosine-type recombinase/integrase, whose protein sequence is MIAAGITELHPVLDEAGKPVLDDTGAPKMVVAGKYGMHSLRHACASLWIENGHNPKQIQRLMGHSSIKVTFDVYGHLFADAEADQRAAEALQARLLGGI, encoded by the coding sequence TTGATCGCCGCCGGTATTACGGAGCTTCACCCTGTGCTGGATGAAGCTGGCAAGCCCGTGCTGGACGACACTGGCGCACCGAAGATGGTTGTGGCAGGAAAGTACGGCATGCACTCGTTGCGCCATGCATGTGCTTCCCTCTGGATCGAAAACGGCCACAACCCGAAGCAGATCCAGCGCCTGATGGGGCACAGCTCGATCAAGGTTACTTTTGATGTTTACGGGCATCTGTTTGCAGATGCTGAGGCGGACCAGCGCGCGGCAGAGGCGCTACAGGCAAGGCTCTTGGGAGGGATCTGA
- a CDS encoding alpha-2-macroglobulin family protein, whose translation MIGLIRAVTFCATLALGISAAQAADKAFKRDDLADSAIKLEAQIKSEAGPVAKSSATLRTDADAAFRRNDYRTGLSVLGQIAATTPEDTGNWLRLAKVIFQISPKSSSEQTFLLERASTAAYIAYQRAGNPGEEADALAVLGKALAERKLWRPALDAMRLSLDTREVAEVRGSYEKLRDQHGFRLLDYTVDSDSASPRACFQFSEELAKRTDFAPFLALAGQDKPALSAEGKQLCVDGLKHGERYNVNLRAGLPSTVKEGLPKSAEFNFYVRDRKPFVRFTSRAYVLPRTGQRGIPVVSVNTPAVNINVFRIGDRNLINTVVDSDFQKTLSKYQLSDLGDERGVKVWSGELATAMTLNQDVTTAFPVDQALGELQPGVYVMTAAAKSPGSDDDYQLATQWFIVSDLGITAYSGNDGIHVFVNSLASTDPIGKAEVRLVARNNEILATRKTDDAGHVLFEAGLARGEGGLSPAMLTVSGEKADYAFLSLKSSAFDLSDRGVAGRAVPAGADAFVYAERGVYRSSETVYLTALLRDGQGNAVTGGPLTMVIERPDGVEYRRAVLADQGAGGRTLAVPLNSAVPTGTWRARAFTDPKGSAVGETTFMVEDYVPDRIEFDLSAKDKVITANAPVELKADGHFLYGAPASGLQLEGDMLVAPAKERPGFAGYQFGVDDEETTSNERTPLENLPEADANGVATFPVTLDKQPASTRPQEAQIFVRMVETGGRAVERKLVLPIAPASAMIGIKPLFGDKNVAEGAKAEFDVVFVSPEGKTLPRDGLRYELLKMESRYQWYRQNNYWEYEPVKSTSRVADGDVVIAAEKPSRISLNPQSGRYRLDVKSNDADGPVTSVQFDVGWYSDGSADTPDLLETSIDKPQYASGDTMTVSVNVRSAGKLTINVFGDRLLTTQTVDVKEGTAQVKLSIGKDWGTGAYVVATLRRPLDAAAQRMPGRAIGLKWFGIDKQARTLQVKLTPPALIRPNSALKIPVKLDGLNPGEDAKIVIAAVDVGILNLTNYKPPAPDDYYLGQRSLTAEIRDLYGQLIDGMSGTRGQIKSGGDAGGEQQGSPPTQKPLALYSGIVTVAADGSAEVSFDVPEFAGTARVMAVAWTATKLGRANIDVVIRDPVVLTTTLPRFLLNGDRGTVNLEIDNVEGQAGDYVVNVKTGGPVKMTGNPATTVKLAAKQRNSFALAIDATAAGQATLDVDITGPNGLTLARHYALDVKAATQVLARRSIRTLAKGESLTLTPDMFSDLVPGTGSVSVSASLSTALDAATILKALDRYPYGCSEQITSRAMPLLYVNDLAAGAHLAMDTEVDQRIRDAIERLLARQGSNGSFGLWSAGGDDEWLDAYVTDFLTRAREKGFAVPDVLFKNALDRIRNSVVNADEPEKDGGRELAYGLYVLARNGAAPIGDLRYLADTKLAHLATPIAKSQLAAALALVGDRNRAERVYSAALDSLAPKPALEFGRTDYGSQLRDAAALVSLASEGNAPKATLTQAVARVETARGLTPYTSTQENAWLVLAARALAKENLSMEVDGQPVKTALYRSYKADTLGGKPLKITNTGDAPVQAVVSVSGSPVTPEPAASNGYKIERNFFTLDGKPADISKVKQNQRFAVVLKITEAKPEYGHIMVADYLPAGLEIDNPNLVSSGDSGTLDWIEDGEEPENTEFRDDRFTAAIDRTSDSKSVFTVAYIVRAVSPGKYVLPQAYVEDMYNPSRYGRTGTGSVEVRAAK comes from the coding sequence ATGATCGGTCTGATCCGCGCCGTCACATTCTGCGCCACGCTGGCGCTCGGCATTAGCGCAGCACAGGCCGCCGACAAGGCGTTCAAGCGCGACGATCTCGCCGATTCCGCGATCAAGCTCGAGGCCCAGATCAAGAGCGAGGCGGGGCCCGTCGCCAAGTCGAGCGCGACGCTGCGCACTGACGCGGACGCCGCCTTCCGGCGCAACGACTATCGCACCGGCCTGTCGGTCCTCGGCCAGATCGCGGCGACCACGCCGGAGGATACCGGCAACTGGCTGCGGCTCGCCAAGGTCATCTTCCAGATCTCGCCGAAGAGCTCGAGCGAGCAGACTTTCCTCCTGGAGCGCGCCTCGACGGCCGCCTACATCGCCTATCAGCGCGCCGGCAATCCGGGCGAGGAGGCCGACGCGCTCGCCGTGCTCGGCAAGGCACTGGCCGAGCGCAAGCTGTGGCGTCCGGCACTGGACGCGATGCGGCTGTCGCTGGACACGCGCGAGGTCGCCGAGGTTCGCGGGAGCTACGAGAAGCTGCGCGACCAGCACGGTTTCCGGCTGCTCGACTATACCGTGGACTCGGATTCGGCGAGCCCGCGGGCTTGCTTCCAGTTCTCGGAAGAGCTCGCCAAGCGGACCGACTTCGCGCCGTTCCTGGCGCTGGCGGGACAAGACAAGCCGGCGCTGTCGGCCGAGGGCAAGCAGCTCTGCGTCGACGGGCTGAAGCACGGCGAGCGCTATAACGTCAATTTGCGCGCCGGCCTGCCGTCGACCGTGAAGGAAGGCCTGCCGAAATCGGCCGAGTTCAACTTCTATGTGCGCGACCGCAAGCCGTTCGTGCGCTTCACCAGCCGCGCCTATGTGCTGCCGAGAACCGGTCAGCGCGGCATTCCCGTGGTCAGCGTCAACACGCCCGCGGTCAATATCAACGTGTTCCGGATCGGCGACCGTAACCTCATCAACACGGTGGTCGATAGCGACTTCCAGAAGACCCTGTCGAAATATCAGCTCTCGGATCTCGGCGACGAGCGCGGCGTCAAGGTCTGGTCCGGCGAGCTCGCTACCGCGATGACGCTGAACCAGGACGTCACCACGGCGTTCCCGGTCGACCAGGCGCTCGGCGAGCTCCAGCCGGGCGTGTACGTGATGACCGCCGCCGCCAAGAGCCCGGGCTCGGATGACGATTACCAGCTCGCCACGCAATGGTTCATCGTTTCCGATCTCGGCATCACCGCCTATTCCGGCAATGACGGCATCCACGTCTTCGTGAATTCGCTGGCGTCGACCGATCCGATCGGCAAGGCCGAGGTGCGGCTGGTTGCCCGCAACAACGAGATCCTGGCGACCCGCAAGACCGACGATGCCGGCCATGTGCTGTTCGAGGCAGGGCTGGCGCGCGGCGAGGGTGGCTTGTCGCCGGCGATGCTCACCGTCAGCGGGGAGAAGGCCGACTATGCCTTCCTCAGCCTCAAATCCTCGGCCTTCGACCTCTCCGACCGCGGCGTTGCCGGTCGTGCGGTGCCTGCAGGCGCTGACGCGTTCGTCTATGCCGAGCGCGGCGTCTACCGCTCCAGCGAGACCGTCTATCTCACCGCGCTGTTGCGGGACGGGCAGGGCAATGCCGTCACCGGCGGCCCGCTCACGATGGTGATCGAGCGTCCTGACGGCGTCGAATATCGGCGTGCCGTGCTGGCCGACCAGGGCGCCGGCGGCCGCACGCTGGCGGTGCCGCTCAATTCGGCCGTCCCGACCGGGACGTGGCGGGCGCGCGCCTTTACCGACCCGAAGGGATCGGCCGTCGGCGAAACCACCTTCATGGTCGAGGATTACGTCCCGGACAGGATCGAATTCGACTTGTCCGCCAAGGACAAGGTGATCACAGCTAACGCTCCAGTGGAACTGAAGGCGGACGGTCATTTCCTCTATGGCGCGCCGGCCTCGGGCCTCCAGCTCGAAGGCGACATGCTGGTGGCGCCTGCCAAGGAACGGCCGGGCTTTGCCGGCTATCAGTTCGGCGTCGACGACGAGGAGACCACCTCGAACGAGCGCACGCCGCTCGAGAACCTGCCCGAGGCGGACGCCAACGGCGTTGCGACCTTCCCGGTGACGCTGGACAAGCAGCCGGCCTCGACCCGGCCGCAGGAGGCGCAGATCTTCGTCCGCATGGTCGAGACCGGCGGCCGCGCCGTGGAGCGCAAACTCGTGCTGCCGATCGCGCCCGCGAGCGCCATGATCGGCATCAAGCCGCTGTTCGGCGACAAGAACGTGGCCGAGGGTGCCAAGGCCGAATTCGACGTCGTGTTCGTCTCGCCCGAGGGCAAGACGCTGCCCCGCGACGGCCTGCGCTACGAGCTCCTGAAGATGGAGTCGCGCTACCAATGGTATCGCCAGAACAATTACTGGGAGTACGAGCCGGTCAAGTCGACCTCGCGCGTGGCTGACGGCGATGTCGTGATCGCCGCCGAAAAGCCGTCGCGGATTTCGTTGAACCCCCAGTCCGGCCGCTACCGTCTCGACGTGAAGTCGAACGACGCGGACGGCCCGGTGACCTCGGTGCAGTTCGATGTCGGCTGGTACTCCGACGGCAGCGCCGACACGCCGGACCTGCTGGAGACCTCGATCGACAAACCGCAATACGCCTCCGGCGACACTATGACGGTGTCGGTCAATGTGCGCAGCGCCGGCAAGCTGACCATCAACGTGTTCGGCGACCGCCTGCTGACGACGCAGACCGTCGACGTCAAGGAAGGCACCGCGCAGGTGAAGCTTTCGATCGGCAAGGACTGGGGCACCGGAGCCTATGTCGTGGCGACGCTGCGCCGCCCGCTCGATGCGGCCGCCCAGCGCATGCCGGGCCGGGCCATCGGCCTGAAATGGTTCGGCATCGACAAGCAGGCCCGCACCTTGCAGGTCAAGCTGACGCCGCCGGCGCTGATCCGGCCAAATTCGGCGTTGAAGATCCCGGTCAAGCTCGACGGGCTCAATCCCGGCGAGGACGCCAAAATCGTCATCGCCGCGGTCGATGTCGGCATCCTCAATCTCACCAATTACAAGCCGCCGGCGCCTGACGATTATTATCTCGGCCAGCGCAGCCTGACCGCCGAGATCCGCGATCTCTACGGGCAGCTGATCGACGGCATGTCGGGCACACGCGGTCAGATCAAGTCCGGCGGCGACGCCGGTGGCGAGCAGCAGGGTTCGCCGCCCACGCAAAAGCCTCTGGCGCTGTATTCGGGCATCGTCACCGTCGCCGCCGACGGTTCGGCCGAAGTGAGCTTCGATGTTCCGGAGTTTGCCGGCACCGCGCGCGTGATGGCGGTGGCGTGGACCGCGACCAAGCTCGGCCGCGCCAACATCGACGTCGTGATCCGCGATCCCGTGGTACTGACGACGACGCTGCCGCGCTTCCTGCTCAACGGCGATCGCGGCACGGTCAATCTCGAGATCGACAATGTCGAGGGCCAGGCCGGCGACTACGTCGTCAACGTGAAGACGGGTGGCCCGGTGAAGATGACGGGTAATCCCGCCACCACCGTCAAGCTCGCCGCCAAGCAGCGCAACTCGTTCGCGCTCGCGATCGACGCGACCGCGGCGGGGCAGGCGACGCTCGACGTCGACATCACGGGGCCGAACGGCCTGACGCTCGCGCGGCATTATGCGCTTGACGTCAAGGCCGCGACCCAGGTGCTGGCGCGGCGCTCGATCCGGACGCTGGCCAAGGGCGAGAGCCTGACGCTGACCCCGGACATGTTCTCGGATCTCGTGCCGGGCACCGGCAGCGTCTCGGTCTCGGCCAGCTTGTCGACCGCGCTCGATGCGGCGACGATCCTCAAGGCGCTCGACCGCTATCCCTATGGCTGCTCGGAGCAGATCACGAGCCGTGCGATGCCGCTGCTCTACGTCAACGATCTTGCGGCGGGCGCGCATCTGGCCATGGACACCGAGGTCGACCAGCGCATCCGCGATGCGATCGAGCGGCTCCTGGCGCGCCAGGGCTCCAACGGCTCGTTCGGGCTGTGGTCGGCCGGCGGTGACGACGAATGGTTGGACGCCTATGTGACGGACTTCCTGACCCGCGCCCGCGAGAAGGGCTTTGCAGTGCCCGACGTGCTGTTCAAGAACGCGCTCGACCGCATCCGCAACTCCGTCGTCAATGCCGACGAGCCGGAGAAGGACGGTGGGCGCGAGCTCGCCTACGGCCTGTACGTGCTCGCGCGCAATGGCGCGGCGCCGATCGGCGACCTCCGCTATCTCGCCGACACCAAGCTTGCCCACCTCGCAACGCCGATCGCGAAGTCGCAGCTTGCGGCGGCACTGGCGCTGGTCGGTGATCGCAACCGCGCCGAGCGGGTGTATAGTGCCGCGCTCGACAGCCTCGCGCCGAAGCCCGCGCTGGAGTTCGGCCGCACCGATTACGGCTCGCAGCTTCGCGATGCCGCAGCTCTGGTGTCGCTCGCCAGCGAAGGCAATGCGCCGAAGGCGACGCTGACGCAGGCGGTCGCACGGGTCGAGACCGCCCGCGGGCTCACGCCCTACACCTCCACGCAGGAGAATGCGTGGCTGGTGCTGGCGGCGCGGGCGCTGGCCAAGGAGAACCTGTCCATGGAGGTGGATGGCCAGCCGGTCAAGACCGCGCTCTATCGGAGCTATAAGGCGGATACGCTGGGCGGCAAGCCGCTGAAGATCACCAACACCGGCGATGCACCGGTGCAGGCGGTGGTCTCGGTGTCGGGCTCGCCGGTGACGCCGGAGCCGGCAGCGTCGAACGGCTACAAGATCGAGCGCAATTTCTTCACGCTCGACGGCAAGCCCGCCGACATCAGCAAGGTCAAGCAGAACCAGCGCTTTGCGGTGGTGCTGAAGATCACCGAAGCCAAGCCGGAGTACGGCCACATCATGGTGGCGGATTATCTGCCGGCGGGCCTCGAGATCGACAATCCGAACCTGGTCTCCTCGGGCGACAGCGGCACGCTGGACTGGATCGAGGACGGCGAGGAGCCCGAGAATACCGAGTTCCGCGACGACCGCTTCACCGCGGCCATCGACCGTACCTCGGATTCCAAATCGGTGTTCACCGTCGCCTATATCGTCCGCGCCGTCTCGCCCGGCAAATACGTGCTGCCGCAAGCCTATGTCGAGGACATGTATAATCCCTCGCGCTACGGCCGCACCGGCACGGGGTCTGTCGAGGTGCGAGCCGCGAAGTGA
- the pbpC gene encoding penicillin-binding protein 1C: MDGRHKPGHDGRRGQLVFRLLSALALTFILAIIGFVGWVYSLGPLPLDEARQVSTTIVDRNGKLLRAYAMADGRWRLPVDAKANVDPIYLKLLLAYEDQRFYAHDGIDPLALGRAALQLTTRGHIVSGGSTITMQLARLMEPRRQRSLYAKLRQMVRAIEIERTLGKEEVLDLYLALAPYGGNLEGIRAASIAYLGKEPKRLSLAEAALLVALPQSPETRRLDRHPEAARIARDRVLDRMVGEHQVSLEDAKQAKAVPIPKLRKPMPILAPHASDTALSTVKDKPVIKLTLDANLQKVLEPLARDRAIALGPNISVGIIVVDNESGDVLARVGSADYFDESRAGQVDMTRAVRSPGSTLKPFIYGLAFEDGFVHPESLIDDRPVRFGSYAPENFDMTFQGTVPVRKALQLSLNVPAIVLLDRVGSSRLTSRLRQAGGNLVLPKDEAPGLAMGLGGVGVTLQDLVQLYTGFARLGSTKPLREIMADSDDREPLRLLDQVAAWQVGNVLLGTPPPENAAHNRVAFKTGTSYGYRDAWSVGFDGRMTIGVWVGRPDGAPVPGLIGRVAAAPILFDAFARTGKTLAPLPKPPKGTLVASNTKLPLPLKRFRPVGELVRTGGAQAVHIQFPLNGSRIDVDRSGGRESAAMPVKVAGGVLPMTVMVNGTALGEIDGRRQRLIDPPGPGFARLTVIDATGAADTVVIRIQ; encoded by the coding sequence GTGGATGGCCGGCACAAGCCCGGCCATGACGGGCGGAGAGGGCAGCTTGTCTTTCGACTTCTCTCAGCCCTCGCGCTTACCTTCATCCTCGCCATCATCGGTTTCGTCGGATGGGTCTATTCACTCGGTCCTTTGCCGCTCGACGAGGCGCGGCAGGTCTCCACCACCATCGTCGATCGCAACGGCAAGCTGCTGCGCGCCTATGCGATGGCCGACGGGCGCTGGCGGCTGCCGGTCGATGCCAAAGCGAACGTCGATCCGATCTATCTGAAGCTGCTGCTGGCCTATGAGGACCAGCGCTTCTATGCCCATGACGGCATCGATCCGCTGGCGCTGGGCCGCGCCGCCTTGCAACTGACGACGCGGGGCCACATCGTGTCGGGCGGCTCGACCATCACCATGCAGCTTGCGCGCCTGATGGAGCCGCGGCGGCAGCGCTCGCTCTATGCCAAGCTGCGGCAGATGGTGCGCGCCATCGAGATCGAGCGAACCCTCGGCAAGGAAGAGGTCCTCGACCTCTATCTCGCGCTCGCGCCTTACGGCGGCAATCTCGAAGGCATCCGTGCCGCCTCGATCGCCTATCTCGGCAAGGAGCCCAAGCGGTTGTCGCTGGCCGAGGCCGCGCTGTTGGTGGCGCTGCCGCAATCGCCGGAGACACGCCGGCTCGATCGCCATCCCGAGGCCGCTCGCATCGCGCGCGACCGCGTGCTCGATCGCATGGTCGGCGAGCATCAGGTCAGCCTCGAGGACGCGAAGCAGGCCAAGGCCGTCCCCATCCCGAAGCTGCGCAAGCCAATGCCGATCCTGGCGCCGCATGCCTCCGACACCGCGCTTTCGACCGTCAAGGACAAGCCGGTCATCAAGCTGACGCTGGATGCGAACTTGCAGAAGGTGCTGGAGCCGCTGGCGCGCGACCGCGCGATTGCGCTTGGGCCGAACATCTCGGTCGGCATCATCGTGGTCGACAACGAGAGCGGCGACGTGCTCGCCCGCGTCGGCTCGGCCGATTATTTCGACGAAAGCCGGGCAGGGCAGGTCGACATGACCCGCGCGGTCCGTTCGCCGGGATCGACGCTGAAACCCTTCATCTACGGGCTCGCCTTCGAGGATGGCTTCGTCCACCCCGAGAGCCTGATCGACGACCGGCCGGTCCGCTTCGGCTCCTACGCGCCGGAAAATTTCGACATGACGTTCCAGGGCACGGTGCCGGTGCGGAAGGCGCTGCAATTGTCGCTGAACGTACCGGCCATCGTGCTGCTCGATCGCGTCGGCTCCAGCCGGCTGACCTCGCGGCTACGCCAGGCCGGCGGCAATCTCGTGCTGCCGAAGGACGAGGCGCCGGGACTGGCCATGGGTCTCGGCGGCGTCGGCGTGACGCTCCAGGATCTCGTTCAGCTCTATACGGGCTTCGCGCGGCTCGGCAGCACCAAGCCGCTGCGCGAGATCATGGCCGACAGCGATGACCGCGAGCCGCTGCGGCTCTTGGATCAGGTCGCGGCCTGGCAGGTCGGCAACGTGCTGTTGGGCACGCCCCCGCCGGAGAACGCCGCCCATAACCGTGTCGCCTTCAAGACGGGCACCTCCTACGGCTACCGTGATGCCTGGTCGGTCGGCTTCGATGGCCGCATGACCATCGGCGTCTGGGTCGGACGGCCCGACGGTGCGCCGGTTCCCGGCCTGATCGGGCGCGTCGCTGCGGCACCGATCCTGTTCGACGCTTTTGCCCGAACCGGCAAGACGCTGGCGCCCTTGCCGAAGCCGCCCAAGGGAACCCTGGTAGCCAGCAACACCAAGCTGCCGCTCCCCTTGAAGCGGTTCCGTCCGGTCGGCGAGTTGGTGCGCACGGGAGGCGCGCAGGCCGTGCACATTCAATTTCCGCTCAACGGCTCGCGGATCGATGTCGATCGATCGGGTGGCCGGGAGAGCGCGGCCATGCCGGTCAAGGTCGCCGGCGGCGTGCTGCCCATGACCGTCATGGTTAACGGCACCGCGCTCGGCGAGATCGACGGACGCCGCCAGCGGCTGATCGATCCGCCCGGTCCGGGCTTTGCGCGGCTGACGGTGATCGACGCCACGGGCGCCGCGGACACAGTCGTCATTCGAATTCAATAA